The DNA window GGAAGAAACGACTGACGCCTGCGAGCACGTCGCGCACGTGATCGAAGGGATCGTCTTGAAGCATGCTTGAACCGAGTCTCATCCTGGTCGCGTTGGTGGTCTTCGTGGCGCTGGTCTTCGACTTCGTCAACGGGTTCCACGATGCGGCCAATTCGGTCGCGACGATCGTTTCCACACGGGTCCTCTCTCCGCGCGCGGCCGTGCTGTGGGCCGCGGTTTTCAACTTTATTGCGGCATTCGCGTTCGGCACTGCGGTTGCCAAGATGGTGGCGACCGGCGTCGTGCATGCGCACGTCGTCACGATACCGGTGATCTTAGCGGCGCTGCTCGGCGCGATCGTGTGGGACTTGATCACCTGGTGGTACGGGATTCCCTCCAGCTCGTCGCATGCGTTGATCGGCGCGTTTGCCGGCGCCGGCGTGGCGGCCGCAGGTTGGCAGGCCGTCAAGTTCGGCGGATTCGGCAAGATCGGCGCGGCCATCCTCGTGTCGCCGCTCCTCGGCCTCGGGTGCGGTTGGGTGCTGATGAAACTCGTGAATTGCCTGATGCGCAATGCCAGACCGGCGAACGTGGATCATTGGTTTCGTCGGCTGCAGCTCGTGTCGGCGGCGATCTATTCATTTTCGCACGGTTCCAACGACGCGCAAAAGACGATGGGCATTATCATGGCGCTCCTTGTCGCAGCGGGACAGTTGGCGGCGGATGCCCCGGTCCCGCTGTTGGTCATTTTCGGCTGTCACTTGGCGATTGCGCTCGGCACCTTGTGCGGTGGGTGGCGGATCGTCCAGACGATGGGGATGCGAATCGTGCGGCTGCGGCCGGTAGACGGTTTCAGCGCCGAGACCGGTGGCGGCGTCGTGATCTTGCTGATGTCGCATTTAGGCATTCCCGTCAGCACCACGCATACCATCACCGGCGCGATCACCGGCGTCGGCGTCTGTCGTCGGTTCTCCGCCGTCCGTTGGTGGGTCGCCCGCCGCATCGTCTGGGCCTGGATCCTGACGATCCCCTGTTCCGCACTGATCGCCGCGGGGAGTTATTATCTGATTCAGTGGGTGACAGATTAAACGCGTTCGCGCGGGTCGAAGAGGCGGCGGTGTTCTTCGAACGCGTAGCGGTCGGTCATGCCGGCGATGTAGTCGCAAATATGGCGTTCGCGGGCGCTGTCGTGGCGGATCCGTTCGTAGTATTTGGTCGGGAGCATGCGCGGATTGCGTTGGAACGATTCGAATAATGCCTGCACCACGCCGCGCGCCTTTTCCGCCATCCGTTCCACGCGATAGTGGCGGTAGAGGTGGTCGAAGAGATAGCGCTTTAGTTCCATAAAGCGCGCAGCGAACGCCGTGCTGAACGCGGCCAAGTCGCCACCGCGGGTGCGGATGTCGTCGATCGTTGCGATATGGCGGTCCGCCAGACGCCGCGTCGTTTCTTCCAGCAAGTCGACGATGCAAGTGCGAATCAATCCGCGGATCGCCGAGTGGCGGAGCAGTTTCACGCTCAACGTCGGCCCTTGCGTTGTGATGGCCGCGACGTGTTCTTGCCACACCGGGACGGTGGCGAGGCCGGCGAGCGTGATCATCCCCGACGTGAGGCCATCGTCGAGGTCGTGGTTGGTGTAGGCGATTTCGTCCGCTAAATTGACGATTTGGGCCTCGAGGCTGGGATAGCCTTCGTGCGCGGCGAAGCCGCTGATGCCGCGCGGGGCGTCGTATTCGCCCGCGTGTTTGACGATCCCTTCCAGGACTTCGAACGAGAGATTGAGTCCGGCACTGTGGGCGTAGCGCTCTTCCAGTTGCGTCACGACGCGGTAACTTTGGTGATTATGTTCGAAGCCGCCGTGTTCTTTCATCAGCCGGCTCATCACGTCTTCGCCGGCATGGCCGAACGGCGTGTGGCCGAGGTCGTGTGCCAACGCGACGGCTTCGGCCAAGTCTTCGTTGAGTCGCAGACTGCGACAGACGGCGCGCGCGATCTGCGCCACTTCCAAACTATGCGTGAGTCGCGTCCGGTAATAATCGCCTTGATGATTGACGAAGACTTGCGTCTTGTATTCGAGGCGGCGGAACGCGCTGGAATGTAGGATGCGGTCGCGGTCGCGTTGGAAGATCGTGCGATACGGATCTTCCGGCTCGGCCACCGCGCGGCCTTTTGAGCGGCACGCCAGCGCGGCATAGCCGGCCAACCGTGCTTGTTCCTCCTGTTCGAAGTCGTTCCGCGTGCGTAGGCTCATAACATGTTCCATGCTTTATGCATTTGCCGTCCGATGGCGACGTTCGGCAGCACACCCTGGCACTGTTGGCGCCACGCGGTCAACTGCGATTCGTCGGGCGCGGCCGCGTAGTGCGCTGTGGCCGTCGCAGGTTGGAGAAACACGCGCAACGTCGGATCGTGGCGTTGGATCAGATGCATCGCCGTGGCGAGTTCCTCCGCAGTTGTCGCATGTGTGACGATGATTTTGGCGTACCGTTCCTTGCCGCTCTGCGCGGCCACGCGGATGAATGCCGCGTGTTCTTCCCAAAAGGCGCGCATGCCGGTGGATGACGGGAGTTTCAAGTCCATGCTGATGACATCGACATGCGGCGCGACCTTTGCCAATGC is part of the Deltaproteobacteria bacterium genome and encodes:
- a CDS encoding inorganic phosphate transporter; the protein is MLEPSLILVALVVFVALVFDFVNGFHDAANSVATIVSTRVLSPRAAVLWAAVFNFIAAFAFGTAVAKMVATGVVHAHVVTIPVILAALLGAIVWDLITWWYGIPSSSSHALIGAFAGAGVAAAGWQAVKFGGFGKIGAAILVSPLLGLGCGWVLMKLVNCLMRNARPANVDHWFRRLQLVSAAIYSFSHGSNDAQKTMGIIMALLVAAGQLAADAPVPLLVIFGCHLAIALGTLCGGWRIVQTMGMRIVRLRPVDGFSAETGGGVVILLMSHLGIPVSTTHTITGAITGVGVCRRFSAVRWWVARRIVWAWILTIPCSALIAAGSYYLIQWVTD
- a CDS encoding deoxyguanosinetriphosphate triphosphohydrolase yields the protein MSLRTRNDFEQEEQARLAGYAALACRSKGRAVAEPEDPYRTIFQRDRDRILHSSAFRRLEYKTQVFVNHQGDYYRTRLTHSLEVAQIARAVCRSLRLNEDLAEAVALAHDLGHTPFGHAGEDVMSRLMKEHGGFEHNHQSYRVVTQLEERYAHSAGLNLSFEVLEGIVKHAGEYDAPRGISGFAAHEGYPSLEAQIVNLADEIAYTNHDLDDGLTSGMITLAGLATVPVWQEHVAAITTQGPTLSVKLLRHSAIRGLIRTCIVDLLEETTRRLADRHIATIDDIRTRGGDLAAFSTAFAARFMELKRYLFDHLYRHYRVERMAEKARGVVQALFESFQRNPRMLPTKYYERIRHDSARERHICDYIAGMTDRYAFEEHRRLFDPRERV
- a CDS encoding 4Fe-4S cluster-binding domain-containing protein, producing MNVELHEIFSSLQGEGPYTGTPMTFVRLQGCPFTCRWCDTPHALALHALHARVETPPRSRTFAAHPNPVTAAQLNAWMTDFDDPWLAITGGEPLVQAAFLASWLPTVHAARRVLLETAGLQAQALAKVAPHVDVISMDLKLPSSTGMRAFWEEHAAFIRVAAQSGKERYAKIIVTHATTAEELATAMHLIQRHDPTLRVFLQPATATAHYAAAPDESQLTAWRQQCQGVLPNVAIGRQMHKAWNML